Within the Catalinimonas niigatensis genome, the region ATAGTTTTCCACACTCATCGGATAGGCATCTGGCTCCTGTGCTATGACGAACTTTAAGTTTTTCATGTCCAGTTACAAAGATAGAGGAGTTTTTTAAACCCTTATCTACTGATGCTTATCGCATTACATAAGTATTTAGAATAAATTGGCATATGAATCGTATTTTTTTAGTACTCATCAGCAGTACTTTTTTCGCTATACAAGGCTTTGCCCAGGTCAGTTTTACGCAAGATAAAGAGCTGTTAACTACTATTGAACAAAGCCTGGATTACATTTATAACACTGATGTAGCAACAGCTAATAAATTAAACGAAGAAGTAGGCCACAAGCTGCCTAACCACCCGGTATATCCCATGCTTAAGGCGCTGACTATCCGGGCAGCCCATAACCCTATTAATCTAGGAAGTCCTGAGTTTTATGAGATGAAAGGCTACTTGGAAAGGGTGTTGTCACTCTCTGAAGAAATTTTGAAAAAAGACGAAATGCATCCTGAGGCCAATTTTTTTGCGATGGCATCCATCGGGCTATTGGCCATGTATGAGAATGACGAGGGAAATCATTTCAAGGCAGTAGGTATGGCTAAAGATGCTTATACCTATCTAAAGAATGGCTTCGAGCTGAAAGAAGCATACCCTGAGTTTTATTTTTCCAGCGGCCTTTACAATTTTTATCGCGTCAAATATCCTGAGTTGCATCCGGTATACAGACCATTTATGTTGTTTTTTCGTGATGGTGATATCTCATTGGGTTTAGAACAATTAAAAAAAGCTTATCATCAGTCTATTTTCATGAGTCCGGAGTCAGGAGAATATCTTACCCATATCTACCTAAGGTATGAAGACCAACCTGAAAATGCGTTGAGATATGCGCGTGCTTTGGTAAAGAAATATCCTAAAAATCTGTATTTCGTCACTAATTTTTTAGATGCAGCAATCGCCGCAGATCAATTTAGTGGACTTGACACCTATGTGCAACAGTTGCAGACTAGTGACCGCCCTTATTATCAAATGACCGGAAAGCTCTTTGAGGGAATGCTTCAGGAAAAGCGAGACCATCAATGGCGGGCTGCTGAAAAAAGCTATATCAAAAGTCTGGAGTACGCACCGGGTTTAAAAAATGATGAAGCGGAAAATTATGTAAGCTATGCCTATGCCGGGCTTGCCCGTATTGCCCATGAAGAAGAAAAACACGATGCTGCTCGCTCTTTATACAAAAAAGCATTGGCAAATGCCCACTACAGACCTGTGACCGAAGAGGCTACAGCTTACTTAAAGTAATCAAATCAGTTTTTGGCCAGAGCCGGATCAGCGATGGTTTTACCTTGAGCAAAACGCTCTTTGCCATCGTCCAAAAACTCAATGAAGTTTTGCACACTCAGATCATAGGCTTTGGGTTCTTTCAAAAGTTGCCCCTGATCATCTAAGAGTACATAATAAGGTTGTGCGTTATTATTGAATCGGGTGATTTGAAAATCAGCATTCTGCCTGCCTATGCTTTTCTTCACTTTACCATCATACTCTGATGTATACCACTCTGATTCAGGTAACTCGGTTTTCTCATCCACATAAAGCGCTACCACCACATAATCTTCTTTAAGCCTTCTCAAAACCTCAGGATCAGACCAGACACGAGCTTCCATCTCACGGCAATTGACACAGCCATGACCTGTAAAATCAATGAAAATAGGTTTATTCTGTGCTTCAGCACAAGCCAGGGCCTGCTCATAATCAAAGTACCCTTTGATGCCATGAGGAAAATGGAGCATATCAGCATATTTCGGAGGCTCGCACTGCTCATTGGTATTTTCTGCCAGTACTACCCCCGAGGAAGTTCCTAGCTGCTGTCCGGTGAGATAAGGCATGTTGAAATCATGGGTATGCATAGGAGGGAGATAACCCGCCAATGATTTGAGGGGCGCTCCTAACATGCCTGGTACCAGATACACTACAAATGCAAAAGTGGCAATTGACAACATTAGACGGGGCACACTGATAGATTCCAGTGGACTGTCATGGGGAAGTCTGAGTTTACCCAATAGGTAAAATCCCATCAAGGTAAAAATTACAATCCACAGTGCCAGATAGATTTCCCGATCCAGAATATTCCAATGATACACCTGATCGGCTACGCTCAGAAATTTTAATGCCAGTGCCAGTTCCAGAAAGCCTAAAACTACTTTTACTGAATTAAGCCAGCCACCGGATTTGGGTAAGCTGCTCAACCATTGAGGAAAAGCCGCAAACAATCCAAAAGGGATGGCAAAGGCCAGTGAAAAGCCTAACATACCTAATACAGGCTTTACAAATTCTCCACCGGCTGACTCTACCAGAATACTACCAACAATAGGGCCGGTACAAGAAAAGGATACCAGTACCAGGGTGAATGCCATAAAGAAAATTCCGTAATATCCGCCTTTGTCTGCCTGCCGATCTACATTATTGACCAATGAACTGGGTAGAGTAATTTCAAACAAACCAAAGAAAGAAAGGGCAAAAATGACAAAAACAGCAAAAAAGAATAGATTAGGCAGCCAGTGTGTGCTTAGCCAGTTGGCAAAAGCAGGCCCAAAAATTACAGATACCAGTGTACCTATCAGCGTATAAATAATAATAATAGATAATCCATATATAATCGCTTTACTAATGGCCTGCCCTTTATGGCTTCCTCCACTGGTAAAGAAAGATACAGTCATGGGAATCATGGGAAATACACAAGGGGTAAGTAAGGCCGCCAGACCGGCCAGGAAAGCCACAAAAAAGAAAGTTAGTAAGGTATAAGGAGTATTTGCCTCCCGGACGTTCATACTTGTGCCCGGCACAGGTTGCGCTATTTCTTTTTCTGCTTCTTCTGATATTTTGGATTGACCCTCAGCCTTTGTCTCACCCACACTTCCTCCATCAGCATTTTTTTGTCCTTCTGTAATAGAAGAGTCATTTTGCTCTTCATCGGTTTTTTCTGAGGTTTGAACTTCCCGGGTTTCTGCCGGTGAGGATTCTATCGCAGAAGCTTCTGTCTTGGCTTCTACCCCTATATTCACACTGAATGTATCATCAAAAGGGATACATTGTCCTGTGACATCGCTACAAACCTGATACTCATAATCTCCTTTAATCTGCTTCAGATCAGCCTGAGTTACTTTGATAGTCTGGCGGAATTCTGCTTTTTTGGTGAAATATGTATAATCTCCTTCAAAAATCTCGTCATATTTTTCTTTAGCACCGATAGGTTTTACACCCCCTACTAATTCATAAGCTGCGTTGGGTTCTAAGTTAATCTCTGTTACCATCGGTCCAAGGTCAGGGTCAAAATCATTGGAGTAGAGGTACCAATCTTCCTGGATCTCTACATGAAAGACCACATCGACTTCTTCACCTACTTTTACCTGCTGCTGAGATACTTTTACTGACCAGGTAGCAGGTTTTAAGACCTGTGCATGCATACAGCCTGTGTACAGAAGTATCAGAGAAGAGAAAATGAAATATTTAAATAGTCGCATAGTAAGCATGATTCAATATACAAGTGCATGGTATACAAAAGCAAAGCCTTGTACTACCTGAAACTCAAAAACGATCTGGCACTTAATAAAGTTGCTATTAAAGGTTTTTAGCCTCTACAAAGGCTGCTATGCGACAAAAGTAATAAAGATATAGTATAATGAAGAAGAGAATCTTCTCATAGGACTAGGCAAATACTTCTTCTCGTTCTTCTATTTTTCTGCGATGGCGAGGACCGCTATCATCAGGAAGGGTAACACCAGGAGGAAGATCAAGATCAGGAGTTGGAGAAATAGATACACCTCCATCATCGTCATCATCATCGTCGTCTCTGAAACGGAAATTCCGCTTCTTCATGAGCACCACCATGAAGTAAACCATGATCACGTAAGCTGCACCACATAGTAACATGTCAATCATACTACTCTCCTCTTCTCAGTGAAGTTTTGTAAATTAAATGTATAAAAAAAACAGGTAAAATACTTATTAGTTTAAAAAAATGTGATTTTATACAAGCATCCTTTATAAAGGGTTGAAAACCTGCTCTTTTTAGACTAATGTCTCCTATATAAGATAAGATAATTTTCAGACTTTATAAAATATATAAAAGTGAAATCTTGCACTTACTCATTTATACACAAGCTATATTTCTATGGCTGCCCTTGCATGATCAGTGAAGATTCTATTAATGCTATCATAATAGCACAAACAAATTGCAATTTCACAGGATAATGGTTAGAAAATTTTTAGAAATACTATTTTTAACAGACAAGAATGCTTCCATAATTAGGTCTTGAAAATTTATAAATACTATTACTCGGTAAATTTTTGCATGAACCTGAAAGGTAAGTATAAGGTTGATCTATAGCGTACACTTACATTTTGAGGATACAGATTTATGGCCATCACTACCCTAAAGCAGCAGGCTAAAGTTAAAGCAGCTAAATATTGCGCCTACCAGGAACGCACTCAACAGGAGGTAAGAGACAAGCTTTATCAGTATGGATTGTATAGCGATGCTGTAGAAGAAGTGCTAACGGAACTGATTACTGAGGGTTTTGTCAATGAAGAACGCTATGCTTACGCTTTTTGTCGTGGAAAATTTAACCAGAATAAATGGGGCCGCATCAAAATAGGGATGATGCTGCGACAGAAAGGGTTGTCTAATTACTGTATACAGAGCGGTCTTAAACAAATTTCTGAAGAAGAATACCAGCAGCAACTCAGTGAACTGATACGTAAAAAGTGGGCCTCTCTGGAAGGAGAAGATGACTACAGCCGTAAACATAAAACTGTACGTTACCTGATGGGCAAAGGCTATGAGCCAGACTTAATATGGAGTTACTTTAAAGAATGAAGAAATAACTATAATTTGACCAACTCTCCATCTTCTAAAACAGCAAGGACTTCATATTGATCGATTTGCAGGCAGAAAGCAATGTCTTCTTCAAGATTGAGTCTTCTCAATCTTTGTACATGCGATGAGTTTTGCAAAAAAACCATCATGTCGTTTTTAGCCATATGGTACAGTGAGATTGCAGCCAGCGTACTGTCGCAAGCCACTGTAAATTTGGCGGTAAGCTGTTCTGCCAAAGCTCCCGCAAATAATGTGTCCTCCAGATTGATATGCCCCTGCCATCCCGCACAGACAATTAACACGTCCTGGGCTTGTTCATTTAGAAAATGAGCTACCGCTGAAAGATTAAGAAAAGATCCAACCAACAGCTTTTTAGCGCCTTTGGCAAGGCTGATTGCACGTGTGCCATTGGTGGTGGTCACGCCCATTTTTTTGCCCCTGAGATTTTCATTCATATATTCAAAAGGAGAGTTCCCAAAATCAAAACCGTCTATTTTTTCTCCTCCTCTTTCTGCAGCAGTCAGATAGCCTTTTGCTTTCAATGACTTACACTCAGCTACTTCTGCTACTGGCCTGATGCTGCTTATGCCATGTGCAATGGCTGTGGTCATGCAGGAGGTAGCCCGCAATATATCTACTACTACAACTACCTTATCTTGTACATCATATAGATGCATCAGATCAGGACTGAGACAAACATCTATGCTTTTCATGAAAATGATTTCTTGGTATTATAATTCCAGGACGGTGCAAAACGGTATTATAGTGTTATGATTTTCGGAATTATACCTTTATTCAATTAATCAAAAACTATACTACTATGAAGCATAACACCACTTACTTAAACAAATGGAGGCTTTACGACCTTCGCTTTCAACCGACGGTTTCTTACTCCTACAAACACTTCAGTATCTGTTTTAGCAAAATCTTTAGTTACATAGCCCATGCCAATTCCCTGCTTCATTACGGGTGACTGGGTACCCGAAGTGATACGACCGATGACTTCATCTTCAGCATTATAGATCTCATAATCTTTACGGGGAATTCCTTTGTCCACCATCAGCAGACCCACCAGTTTCTGTTTGCCTCCACTTTCTTTTCGCTCTTGTAAGTATTCGGAATTGGTAAATACCTTGCTAAACTTAGTTACCCAACCCAGCCCGGCTTCTATGGGGCAGGTAGTGTCGTCAATATCATTTCCATATAGGCAGTAGCCCATCTCCAGGCGCAGCGTATCACGGGCACCCAAGCCAATCGGCTTGATATCTTCTTCAGCACCTGCTTCAAAAAGTGCATCCCATAAGCGTTCTGCATATTCATTGGCTACATACAACTCAAACCCTCCGGCTCCGGTATAACCAGTAGCAGAAATGATCACATCCTCTATTCCCGCTACCTTTCCTTTTTGAAAGGTGTAGAATTTCATACTATCCAGATCGGCATCAGTCAGTTTTTTGAGTACAGTTGTGGCTTTGGGTCCCTGCACTGCAAAAAGTGACATTTGGTCAGAAGCGTTTTCCATTTTCACACCCTCTGTATTATACTTACTGATCCAGTTCCAGTCTTTCTCTATGTTAGAAGCATTCACTACGAGCAAATATTCTTCTTCGCTGATACGATAAACAATCAGATCATCTACAATGCCCCCTGTTTCATTCGGCAGGTAAGCATACATTGCCTTGCCATCATACATCTTGGAAGCATCATTGCTGGTGACTCGCTGCACCAGATCAAAAGCTTTAGGGCCACGCAAAAAGAACTCGCCCATATGTGAAACATCAAACACACCCACACCTTCTCTCACTGCCATATGCTCTTCTATATCTGAGCTATAGCGTACAGGCATTTCATATCCGGCAAAAGGCACCATCTTCGCTCCCATTGCTATGTGCTTGTCGTACAAAGCCGTTCTCTTCATATCATAAAAATTTTTCACTTCCATTTTGGCTCGCAATTTACGAGAAAAATAAACTTTTACATGAAGGCTAAGCGAAGGTTTCCAGCGATAGTTTCACAAAAGACGAAAAGATTTTCGGTGCCAGGGCGTTGGCCCATGTTCGGCAATGGCTGAGCGGTGGACTTTGGTAGGATAACCTACATTACTATGCCATCCGTACTCCGGAAACTCATCTGCCAGCTGATGCATGAGCGTATCTCTATAGGTTTTGGCAAGTACTGAAGCTGCTGCAATTGACAAAAACTTGCTGTCTCCTTTGATGATACACTGATGGGGAATAAAAGGGTAGGGGTTAAAGCGATTGCCATCAATTAGCAGCAACTCTGGCAGTATGCCCAAATTTTCTACCGCCCGGTGCATGGCCAGAAAAGAAGCATTAAGGATATTGATCTCGTCTATAGTTTGTGGATCAACCTCGGCAATGGCATAGGCAAGGGCACGTACTTTGATTTCTTCTTTTAGCAAATTTCTCTGAGCCAAACTCAGCAACTTAGAATCTTTTAGTAGAGGATGGGTAAAGTCTTTGGGCAAAATGACTGCCGCTGCTACTACCGGACCAGCCAGGCAACCTCTGCCCACTTCATCACAGCCGGCTTCTATCAGATCGGGTGTAAAACAGGATTGTAGCATTACTATTCCAGTATCGCGCTGATATCTTCTTTGGTGAGCTTTTTCATAAAGCTTTCTTCTGTAGAAATAAGCTCGGTAGCCAACTTACGTTTGTTTTCCTGTAGCTTCAGAATTTTCTCTTCTACTGTATTGCGGCTGATGAACTTATAGGTAAACACCTGGTTTTCCTGACCAATACGGTGTGCCCGGTCTATCGCCTGTTGCTCTATGGCAGGGTTCCACCAGGGGTCCAGAATAAAGACATAATCTGCTTTGGTCAGGTTTAGTCCCACTCCTCCGGCCCTGAGTGAGATCAGAAAAAGACGCAGTGAATCATCATTCTGAAAGCGTTCTACCTGTTCTTTACGATTTTTGGTACTCCCATCCAGATAGGCAAAGGGTATACCCTGCTTTTCTACCTGCTCAGTCAAAAGGGACAAATGTTTTACAAACTGGCTAAACACCAATATTTTATGGCCTTCACTGATCGCACTGAGCAGCATATGCATGGTATCCTCAAGCTTACCTGAGCCCCCCTTATATTTTTCATCTACCATCTTAGGGTGATTTGCAATCTGACGGAGCTTTGTCAATCCCTGTAGCAGCAGCAGTTGAGACTTGTTGACCCCTTTGGTCTCTATCAGGTTCAGTATTTCATTGCGATAAAAGGATTTGGCTTCCTCATAGCAAGCCTCCTGCTCATCAGTCATGGTGCAATACTGCACATTCTCTACCTTTTCAGGTAACTCTTTGGCCACCTGCCATTTTTGCCGACGCAGAATGAAAGGTTTGATGATGGTATATAACTTTGCCGTCTTGGACATATCACCCTTCTTCTCGATAGGCTGTACAAATTCGTTTTTGAAAAACGATTGAGAACCCAGCAAACCCGGATTGATAAAAGTCATTTGCGACCATAGATCCAGTGTACTGTTCTCCAGCGGTGTACCTGTAAGGATAAGTCGAAACCTGGAATTAAGCTCCTGTACTGCCTGTGCAATGTTAGAATCAGGATTTTTGATGGCTTGTGATTCATCCAGAATTACATAATTGAAGTAATACTTCTTGAGAATATCTACATCCAAACGGATAATTCCGTATGAAGTCAGCACCAGATCATAATTCTGAAACTGTTCTACATTCTTATCCCGGTTGGTGCCCGCGTAGATAAATACTTTAAGCGAAGGTGTAAATTTCGCCGCTTCCATCTCCCAGTTGTAAATCAGGGAGGTAGGCATGACCAGCAGAGAGGTACGGGCATCTGCGCCACTCTTTTGCAAGCTTTGCTCTTTCTGCATTTGCAGTAATGCCAAAGTCTGTACAGTTTTACCCAATCCCATATCATCTGCCAGGCAACCACCAAAATTGTAGGCATTGAGAAAGCTCATCCAGTTGTATCCGGCTTTCTGATAAGGGCGTAGTATTCCCTCAAAATCATTGGGCAATGGCTGGTCTTCTATCTGGCTGAACTCGCGCAAACGATCCAGCTTACGATCCATCGTCACCTTAGCAAGACTTCCGTTCTGTAAATCCTGCACCAGGGCCAGATGATATTTCTTGAGCTGTACACTTTCTCCTTCCTGCGTTTCCTTATCCTCACTAAAAGCAAAGAGCTCTGAATAATCTGTAAACCATACTTCAGGAATTACAGCAATCTCACCATTGGGAAGCTTCAGTTCGCGCTGTTTATTGAGTATCAGCTCGCGAATCTGCTGAAAAGGAATTTCGTAGGAACCGAATTTTACTTTAGCGTAAATATCAAACCAGTCAATATTTTCTCTTACCTCAATATTGATAGAAGACTCGCCTAGAAAATATTTTTTATCACTACCATTTTGTTGATGCAGTTCAATGCCCTCTTCTGCCAGCATTTGCTTATACTGGTTGATCCACTCAAAAGCTTTGCTTTTGTCCAGGATAGCTTTTGATTTGCGGAATTCTACTGCCCGGTTCTGGAAAAATTCTACCACTTCCTGCTCTCTTCTGGAGTTTCTGATGATCCGGTGAAAGATATAGTCATCCTTCTGCTTTTCCACTACCACACTTACCGGATCATGCTGCGAGGTTTTGAAGGTGTTATTCCCATACAAAAAAGATAACTCAAAGCAGATCTTATCAGACTCTGAAAGATCCCTTTGATTAAGAATGCTGTTTGCTTCTACCAGTTCGGGTTGATTCTGATACAGTTCATAAAAATTCAGCTGAGGCACTGGCTGGAAGCGCTCAGTCTGAATCTCAAAACCTTTGGCATATACATCAAAAGAAGCCACCAGTGAAGCCACAAACTTCCGGTAGTACGAATCTTCCACCTTACGGGGAATCATGATAAATTTTTTGCTCAGGAAAGGCGAGAGCTTATTACCGTCCACATCTTTTTCAAAACTATATAGTTTATTGCTGAGCACCATCCATGCC harbors:
- a CDS encoding tetratricopeptide repeat protein, which translates into the protein MNRIFLVLISSTFFAIQGFAQVSFTQDKELLTTIEQSLDYIYNTDVATANKLNEEVGHKLPNHPVYPMLKALTIRAAHNPINLGSPEFYEMKGYLERVLSLSEEILKKDEMHPEANFFAMASIGLLAMYENDEGNHFKAVGMAKDAYTYLKNGFELKEAYPEFYFSSGLYNFYRVKYPELHPVYRPFMLFFRDGDISLGLEQLKKAYHQSIFMSPESGEYLTHIYLRYEDQPENALRYARALVKKYPKNLYFVTNFLDAAIAADQFSGLDTYVQQLQTSDRPYYQMTGKLFEGMLQEKRDHQWRAAEKSYIKSLEYAPGLKNDEAENYVSYAYAGLARIAHEEEKHDAARSLYKKALANAHYRPVTEEATAYLK
- the gcvT gene encoding glycine cleavage system aminomethyltransferase GcvT, which codes for MKRTALYDKHIAMGAKMVPFAGYEMPVRYSSDIEEHMAVREGVGVFDVSHMGEFFLRGPKAFDLVQRVTSNDASKMYDGKAMYAYLPNETGGIVDDLIVYRISEEEYLLVVNASNIEKDWNWISKYNTEGVKMENASDQMSLFAVQGPKATTVLKKLTDADLDSMKFYTFQKGKVAGIEDVIISATGYTGAGGFELYVANEYAERLWDALFEAGAEEDIKPIGLGARDTLRLEMGYCLYGNDIDDTTCPIEAGLGWVTKFSKVFTNSEYLQERKESGGKQKLVGLLMVDKGIPRKDYEIYNAEDEVIGRITSGTQSPVMKQGIGMGYVTKDFAKTDTEVFVGVRNRRLKAKVVKPPFV
- a CDS encoding protein-disulfide reductase DsbD family protein → MRLFKYFIFSSLILLYTGCMHAQVLKPATWSVKVSQQQVKVGEEVDVVFHVEIQEDWYLYSNDFDPDLGPMVTEINLEPNAAYELVGGVKPIGAKEKYDEIFEGDYTYFTKKAEFRQTIKVTQADLKQIKGDYEYQVCSDVTGQCIPFDDTFSVNIGVEAKTEASAIESSPAETREVQTSEKTDEEQNDSSITEGQKNADGGSVGETKAEGQSKISEEAEKEIAQPVPGTSMNVREANTPYTLLTFFFVAFLAGLAALLTPCVFPMIPMTVSFFTSGGSHKGQAISKAIIYGLSIIIIYTLIGTLVSVIFGPAFANWLSTHWLPNLFFFAVFVIFALSFFGLFEITLPSSLVNNVDRQADKGGYYGIFFMAFTLVLVSFSCTGPIVGSILVESAGGEFVKPVLGMLGFSLAFAIPFGLFAAFPQWLSSLPKSGGWLNSVKVVLGFLELALALKFLSVADQVYHWNILDREIYLALWIVIFTLMGFYLLGKLRLPHDSPLESISVPRLMLSIATFAFVVYLVPGMLGAPLKSLAGYLPPMHTHDFNMPYLTGQQLGTSSGVVLAENTNEQCEPPKYADMLHFPHGIKGYFDYEQALACAEAQNKPIFIDFTGHGCVNCREMEARVWSDPEVLRRLKEDYVVVALYVDEKTELPESEWYTSEYDGKVKKSIGRQNADFQITRFNNNAQPYYVLLDDQGQLLKEPKAYDLSVQNFIEFLDDGKERFAQGKTIADPALAKN
- a CDS encoding ribonuclease HII, which encodes MLQSCFTPDLIEAGCDEVGRGCLAGPVVAAAVILPKDFTHPLLKDSKLLSLAQRNLLKEEIKVRALAYAIAEVDPQTIDEINILNASFLAMHRAVENLGILPELLLIDGNRFNPYPFIPHQCIIKGDSKFLSIAAASVLAKTYRDTLMHQLADEFPEYGWHSNVGYPTKVHRSAIAEHGPTPWHRKSFRLL
- a CDS encoding 2-phosphosulfolactate phosphatase, which produces MKSIDVCLSPDLMHLYDVQDKVVVVVDILRATSCMTTAIAHGISSIRPVAEVAECKSLKAKGYLTAAERGGEKIDGFDFGNSPFEYMNENLRGKKMGVTTTNGTRAISLAKGAKKLLVGSFLNLSAVAHFLNEQAQDVLIVCAGWQGHINLEDTLFAGALAEQLTAKFTVACDSTLAAISLYHMAKNDMMVFLQNSSHVQRLRRLNLEEDIAFCLQIDQYEVLAVLEDGELVKL
- a CDS encoding regulatory protein RecX encodes the protein MAITTLKQQAKVKAAKYCAYQERTQQEVRDKLYQYGLYSDAVEEVLTELITEGFVNEERYAYAFCRGKFNQNKWGRIKIGMMLRQKGLSNYCIQSGLKQISEEEYQQQLSELIRKKWASLEGEDDYSRKHKTVRYLMGKGYEPDLIWSYFKE
- a CDS encoding DEAD/DEAH box helicase produces the protein MKVSTERPFRIIYSLYLHEYLGHLFESFAVQLDDRGEFTFEHQNISSKNAHEFACELSEEDYELIQLMDTMQQEAVINKFHKKKIKTPEFFYKIYEGNSEKNQQLRQEIEDYLEKIRAHILPLLKGKRLFEMSNDGEPVGKEVEVLKEKATVLFHFRRNEDNTHYFPTIKYDGQKVDFQYKDAYIVCKQPAWMVLSNKLYSFEKDVDGNKLSPFLSKKFIMIPRKVEDSYYRKFVASLVASFDVYAKGFEIQTERFQPVPQLNFYELYQNQPELVEANSILNQRDLSESDKICFELSFLYGNNTFKTSQHDPVSVVVEKQKDDYIFHRIIRNSRREQEVVEFFQNRAVEFRKSKAILDKSKAFEWINQYKQMLAEEGIELHQQNGSDKKYFLGESSINIEVRENIDWFDIYAKVKFGSYEIPFQQIRELILNKQRELKLPNGEIAVIPEVWFTDYSELFAFSEDKETQEGESVQLKKYHLALVQDLQNGSLAKVTMDRKLDRLREFSQIEDQPLPNDFEGILRPYQKAGYNWMSFLNAYNFGGCLADDMGLGKTVQTLALLQMQKEQSLQKSGADARTSLLVMPTSLIYNWEMEAAKFTPSLKVFIYAGTNRDKNVEQFQNYDLVLTSYGIIRLDVDILKKYYFNYVILDESQAIKNPDSNIAQAVQELNSRFRLILTGTPLENSTLDLWSQMTFINPGLLGSQSFFKNEFVQPIEKKGDMSKTAKLYTIIKPFILRRQKWQVAKELPEKVENVQYCTMTDEQEACYEEAKSFYRNEILNLIETKGVNKSQLLLLQGLTKLRQIANHPKMVDEKYKGGSGKLEDTMHMLLSAISEGHKILVFSQFVKHLSLLTEQVEKQGIPFAYLDGSTKNRKEQVERFQNDDSLRLFLISLRAGGVGLNLTKADYVFILDPWWNPAIEQQAIDRAHRIGQENQVFTYKFISRNTVEEKILKLQENKRKLATELISTEESFMKKLTKEDISAILE